The following proteins come from a genomic window of Leucoraja erinacea ecotype New England chromosome 1, Leri_hhj_1, whole genome shotgun sequence:
- the pigo gene encoding GPI ethanolamine phosphate transferase 3, translating to MPRLATVLSLCWTCLLFSAGLGLFLSGFLLVRLELRSPSSCLHSPSSTRHFNPCWMPRRFSRAVVVVIDALRFDFAKYDPGNTNPKPYENKLEVIHQNVVSKPQHARLFRFRADPPTTTMQRIKGMTTGTLPTFIDVGSNFASTAIEEDNLIQQFVLNKKKVVFMGDDTWEALFPNKFARSFPFSSFNVRDLHTVDDGILQHIFTTVEAGEWDVLIAHFLGVDHCGHRYGPRHSMMAEKLNQMNQMLRSLIATLQNDTLLVVMGDHGMTETGDHGGDSEGEVDAALFIYSPLPMFEIKTEDPEVVSQIDLVPTLALLLGIPIPYSNIGMVIADMFTSLPKLGDDQYLEHAKALRINAIQVNRFLESYFQVAKDLPLEKLSYLKQLFSTAMAEYNDLITDQHVFEKFVPNQNHLARMQNLIITMRRYLRETKEMCQESWARFNPVHMLCGIILLTAACVHCFLVSENVSTFESLHRVLLFYPIIWGLAAALIVSIWMLISGIMVKSLTLCCWVAVGSHLGFHWHFWRSKYIKNQVANKLSQTSIAAIQEKWQSWWKILIPLGLTLLRCGAMFSNSFVVNEGQVVSFLLKSIVTFTVLELKWNGKLNHGLNVIDMHRNPSFVTYKRESLYIIGLLVTFLLCVLCSNNFYNCREELANCEPSSFLRPLSSLSNRQERNVHYILSVLSLGFLVYLIRKWFLHYGNLNSSHLIVLFVRLGFPFIAFCSCCYWAVNAAPEETSVKLHDMKEKIVVVLPGIVFGLVTTGFFIVLWNPITVFVKENRQSDETLIPSCKSSAEMKADSLHVIPLIYRKIQQSMKIHFNGDRDESRTVAAYGLGTVYSAALLIVIVLLAFLLILLHNERMSLAFLLLFLEGFSLLEIHGMARNLSLQTDNTGYFTVPWYAVTAWVFAATQFFYATGHQPTFPTIQWNAAFVGFSEGHSTNILPAILVGMNTFASHIPGIGCPLLLFWPFVREVKNTKNKSTRKEPGDEGLMMEMRLQENPEMFSTALLQLGMRYLFVYGVQLLASVCAAAILRRHLMVWKIFAPKFLFEALGFIVMNIYLVITFCFVMRVDVGVNTWFKGLQKQSR from the exons ATGCCCCGCCTGGCCACGGTGCTGTCCCTCTGCTGGACCTGCCTGCTCTTCAGCGCCGGCCTCGGCCTCTTCCTCAGCGGCTTCCTGCTGGTGCGGCTGGAgctccgcagccccagctcctgcctccactccccctcctccactcggCATTTTAATCCGTGCTGGATGCCGAGGCGCTTTTCCAGAGCTGTCGTGGTCGTCATCGACGCCCTGAGGTTTGACTTTGCCAAGTATGATCCTGGAAACACCAATCCCAAACCGTACGAGAATAAACTCGAGGTGATCCATCAAAACGTCGTTTCTAAACCTCAGCACGCCAGACTGTTCCGTTTCAGAGCCGATCCGCCCACAACCACCATGCAGAGGATTAAAGGGATGACCACCGGTACCTTGCCTACCTTCATAGATGTGGGCAGCAACTTTGCATCAACAGCAATTGAGGAAGATAATTTGATCCAACAATTTGTGCTAAACA AGAAGAAAGTGGTATTCATGGGAGATGACACGTGGGAAGCGCTGTTTCCAAATAAGTTTGCCCGATCATTCCCCTTTTCTTCTTTTAACGTGAGAGACCTTCATACAGTGGATGATGGTATCCTTCAACATATCTTCACAACAG TGGAAGCTGGTGAATGGGACGTGCTCATTGCACATTTTCTAGGCGTTGACCACTGTGGGCATAGATATGGGCCTCGCCACTCAATGATGGCAGAAAAGCTCAATCAGATGAACCAGATGCTGAG GTCATTAATTGCAACACTTCAAAATGATACCTTGTTGGTGGTAATGGGAGATCATGGAATGACAGAAACAGGAGATCATGGGGGTGACAGCGAAGGAGAAGTTGATGCAGCTTTGTTTATTTATAGTCCGCTTCCCATGTTTGAGATCAAAACTGAA GATCCAGAGGTCGTGTCTCAGATAGATCTTGTACCAACCCTGGCTCTTCTACTTGGAATTCCTATTCCATACAGTAATATTGGCATGGTGATAGCAGACATGTTTACCTCTTTACCAAAGCTGGGTGATGATCAGTATCTTGAACATGCAAAAGCACTTCGCATTAATGCCATTCAG GTGAATCGATTTTTGGAATCTTATTTTCAAGTAGCTAAGGATCTTCCCTTGGAAAAGCTAAGTTACCTGAAGCAATTGTTTTCCACTGCAATGGCAGAATACAATGACCTGATTACAGACCAACATGTTTTTGAAAAATTTGTTCCAAACCAAAACCACCTTGCCAGGATGCAAAATCTGATCATCACAATGCGGCGTTACTTGAGGGAGACCAAGGAAATGTGTCAAGAATCATGGGCCCGATTCAACCCTGTGCATATGCTGTGTGGTATTATACTTCTAACAGCAGCCTGCGTACATTGTTTTCTGGTATCTGAAAATGTGTCAACTTTTGAATCCTTACACAGAGTTCTACTTTTCTATCCAATTATCTGGGGCCTGGCTGCAGCGTTAATAGTCAGTATCTGGATGCTGATATCTGGCATTATGGTAAAGTCTCTGACATTATGTTGTTGGGTGGCTGTTGGTTCACATTTGGGCTTCCATTGGCATTTTTGGAGATCTAAATACATTAAGAATCAAGTTGCAAACAAATTATCCCAAACCTCTATTGCTGCTATTCAAGAGAAGTGGCAAAGTTGGTGGAAGATCTTAATTCCTTTGGGACTTACCTTATTACGGTGTGGAGCCATGTTTTCCAATAGTTTTGTAGTAAATGAAGGGCAAGTAGTATCTTTCCTTTTGAAGTCTATTGTGACTTTCACAGTCCTAGAACTAAAATGGAATGGAAAACTTAATCATGGTTTAAATGTGATAGACATGCATAGGAACCCTAGTTTTGTAACATATAAAAGAGAATCTCTTTACATAATTGGATTACTGGTTACCTTTCTGCTGTGTGTGCTTTGCTCCAATAACTTTTATAACTGTCGTGAAGAACTTGCAAATTGTGAACCCTCTTCCTTCCTCAGGCCTTTGTCAAGTTTAAGTAATAGGCAAGAAAGGAACGTCCATTACATTTTGTCAGTGTTGTCACTTGGATTCTTGGTCTACCTCATACGAAAATGGTTCCTTCATTACGGAAACCTCAACAGCTCTCATTTGATTGTGTTATTTGTACGTTTGGGTTTCCCTTTTATCGCTTTTTGCTCATGCTGCTATTGGGCTGTAAATGCTGCCCCTGAAGAAACTTCTGTTAAACTTCATGATATGAAAGAGAAGATTGTGGTCGTTCTCCCAGGCATTGTCTTTGGCCTTGTAACAACCGGCTTCTTTATCGTGCTGTGGAATCCAATTACTGTCTTTGTGAAGGAAAATAGACAGTCTGATGAAACTCTTATCCCTTCCTGTAAAAGCTCTGCTGAAATGAAAGCTGATTCTCTACACGTCATCCCACTGATATACCGTAAAATACAACAATCaatgaaaatacattttaatggtGATCGGGATGAATCTCGGACGGTGGCTGCTTATGGACTGGGGACTGTATACTCTGCTGCACTCCTTATTGTTATTGTTCTTTTAGCATTTTTACTTATTCTGCTTCATAATGAGAGAATGTCACTGGCTTTCCTGCTACTGTTCTTGGAGGGATTTTCTCTCCTGGAAATACATGGTATGGCAAGGAATCTTTCATTACAGACTGATAACACAG GCTATTTTACAGTCCCATGGTATGCCGTTACAGCCTGGGTCTTTGCAGCGACACAGTTCTTTTATGCCACTGGGCATCAGCCAACATTCCCAACTATCCAGTGGAATGCAGCCTTTGTTGGGTTCTCTGAAGGGCATAGCACCAATATACTGCCAGCAATATTGGTTGGAATGAATACCTTTGCTTCTCATattcccggca TTGGATGTCCTTTGTTGCTGTTTTGGCCATTTGTCCGTGAAgtgaaaaacacaaaaaacaagagcACCAGAAAGGAGCCTGGAGATGAGGGGCTGatgatggagatgaggttgcaagAAAATCCTgagatgttttccacagccttgCTACAACTGGGAATGCGATACTTATTCGTCTATGGCGTGCag